A genome region from Cumulibacter manganitolerans includes the following:
- a CDS encoding diacylglycerol kinase family protein has translation MVLKGPGALRAVAALDERVYGALAAAHSPVLDRTMPALSRAADYSVLWMSLATAMRVFGGRRSKRAAARGLGTVAVSSLVTNQGLKRLHWRNRPDGNLVPLRRQAKRMPTSSSFPSGHSASAAAFATAVAFENAPLGAALGVLALGVGTSRVATGAHYPSDVLTGFAVGAGVAALGAKVFPPVLPVVTDEEMPEQVEIGALPEGAGLVVIVNEKSGVDKAPITDEIKAGLPKAELITLEPHADLLEVAEDAVARGAKALGVSGGDGTVVAIAQIAMKHDLPLAVFPGGTFNHFAKDVRVPQVADAIEAVTGGFGTRIDVATMGEKIFLNTASVGTYPEFVTEREKLQPRYGKRLAAVIAARRLLKSQPKAHLRINGEPVTAMLFFVGNGEYLPLDFAPALRPRMDTGVLDVRILVSDKRAIGPRLLWATLTGRLEHSALYQRRVVSSMNVEVLESEILVSRDGEVDDPQKSLAFGVRRGALTVYQPKNPTI, from the coding sequence ATGGTGCTGAAGGGCCCCGGCGCGCTGCGCGCCGTCGCGGCGCTCGACGAGCGCGTGTACGGAGCGCTCGCGGCCGCGCACAGCCCGGTGCTCGATCGCACGATGCCGGCGCTGTCGCGAGCCGCCGACTACTCGGTGCTCTGGATGAGCCTGGCGACGGCGATGCGCGTGTTCGGCGGACGTCGCTCGAAGCGCGCCGCCGCCCGCGGGTTGGGCACAGTGGCGGTCTCGAGCCTGGTCACCAACCAGGGCCTCAAGCGGCTGCACTGGCGCAACCGCCCGGACGGCAACCTGGTGCCGCTGCGCCGGCAGGCCAAGCGGATGCCGACGTCGTCGTCGTTCCCGTCGGGGCACTCGGCCAGCGCCGCCGCGTTCGCGACCGCGGTCGCCTTCGAGAACGCCCCGCTGGGCGCCGCGCTCGGCGTCCTCGCGCTCGGCGTCGGCACCTCGCGCGTCGCGACCGGCGCGCACTATCCGAGCGACGTCCTCACCGGCTTCGCCGTCGGGGCGGGGGTCGCGGCGCTCGGCGCGAAGGTGTTCCCGCCGGTGCTGCCGGTCGTCACCGACGAGGAGATGCCCGAGCAGGTCGAGATCGGCGCCCTTCCCGAGGGCGCCGGCCTGGTCGTGATCGTCAACGAGAAGTCCGGCGTGGACAAGGCCCCGATCACCGACGAGATCAAGGCCGGCCTGCCGAAGGCCGAGCTCATCACGCTGGAGCCGCACGCGGACCTCCTCGAGGTCGCCGAGGACGCCGTCGCGCGTGGCGCGAAGGCACTGGGGGTCTCCGGCGGCGACGGCACCGTCGTGGCGATCGCGCAGATCGCGATGAAGCACGACCTGCCGCTCGCCGTGTTCCCGGGCGGCACCTTCAACCATTTCGCCAAGGACGTGCGCGTGCCGCAGGTCGCCGACGCGATCGAGGCGGTCACCGGCGGTTTCGGGACCCGGATCGACGTGGCGACGATGGGCGAGAAGATCTTCTTGAACACCGCGAGCGTCGGGACGTACCCGGAGTTCGTCACCGAGCGCGAGAAGCTGCAGCCCCGATACGGCAAGCGGCTGGCCGCGGTGATCGCGGCTCGCCGGCTGCTGAAGTCGCAACCCAAGGCGCACCTGCGGATCAACGGCGAGCCGGTCACGGCGATGCTGTTCTTCGTCGGCAACGGCGAGTACCTGCCGCTCGACTTCGCGCCCGCCCTGCGTCCCCGTATGGATACCGGCGTCCTCGACGTGCGGATCCTGGTCAGCGACAAGCGGGCGATCGGCCCGCGGCTGCTGTGGGCGACGCTGACCGGCAGGCTCGAGCACTCCGCGCTCTACCAGCGGCGCGTGGTGTCGTCGATGAACGTCGAGGTGCTCGAGTCGGAGATCCTCGTCTCGCGCGACGGCGAGGTCGACGACCCGCAGAAGTCGCTGGCGTTCGGCGTCCGGCGCGGCGCGCTCACCGTCTACCAGCCCAAGAACCCCACCATCTGA
- a CDS encoding MFS transporter, producing MSGTGYRHGEAGFRRASAALFAGSFASFGLLYTTQPLLPGFSREFGISPSTAALSISFTTLALGVALLFAGQLSEIVGRTRMMRWSLVLGAVAAASGALVTAWPWMLALRAVTGLLLAGFPAVAMAYLREEIHPDSHARATGLYVGGTALGGMAGRLVAGGLAQAADWRWAMAGSAAYGLLCAVAVIALLPESRNFHAAPRGLKVSVHAFVDVLRDRTLLGLYAIGAISMGSYVAVFNLTGYRLEEAPYLLPVGIAGLVYLVNPLGAASSTFAGRAAERFGRRAVVPLAFLVTIGGVLLTLAAPLWMFIAGLGTITIGFFAVHGVASGWTSARAFLGHRSIGSAASMYLFAYYIGSSVFGALAGTAWRHGGWPTLTVAVLCCLTVGLAISLLLRRTPALKAAETPARTSI from the coding sequence GTGAGCGGAACGGGCTATCGGCACGGCGAAGCGGGCTTCCGTCGCGCGTCGGCGGCCCTGTTCGCCGGCTCGTTCGCGTCGTTCGGTCTGCTGTACACGACCCAACCGCTGCTGCCGGGGTTCTCCCGCGAGTTCGGTATCTCGCCCAGCACGGCGGCGCTCTCCATCAGCTTCACGACGCTGGCGCTCGGCGTCGCCCTGCTGTTCGCCGGCCAGCTCAGCGAGATCGTCGGGCGGACCCGGATGATGCGCTGGTCGCTCGTCCTCGGCGCCGTCGCCGCCGCCTCCGGCGCGCTGGTCACCGCCTGGCCGTGGATGCTGGCGCTGCGCGCCGTTACCGGCCTGCTGCTGGCCGGCTTCCCGGCCGTCGCGATGGCTTACCTCCGGGAGGAGATCCACCCTGACTCGCACGCGCGGGCGACCGGGCTGTACGTCGGGGGCACCGCGCTGGGCGGGATGGCGGGCCGCCTCGTGGCCGGCGGCCTCGCGCAGGCGGCCGACTGGCGGTGGGCGATGGCCGGGTCCGCGGCGTACGGCCTACTGTGCGCCGTCGCCGTCATCGCGCTGCTGCCCGAGTCCCGCAACTTCCACGCCGCTCCCCGCGGGCTGAAGGTCTCGGTGCACGCGTTCGTCGACGTACTGCGCGACCGCACCCTGCTCGGCCTGTACGCCATCGGGGCGATCAGCATGGGCTCGTACGTCGCGGTCTTCAACCTCACCGGGTATCGCCTGGAAGAGGCGCCGTACCTGCTCCCGGTCGGCATCGCCGGTCTCGTCTACCTCGTCAACCCGCTCGGCGCCGCCTCCTCCACGTTCGCCGGGCGGGCCGCCGAGCGGTTCGGCCGCCGGGCGGTGGTGCCGCTCGCGTTCCTGGTCACCATCGGCGGCGTGCTGCTCACCCTCGCCGCGCCGCTGTGGATGTTCATCGCCGGGCTCGGGACCATCACCATCGGCTTCTTCGCCGTGCACGGCGTCGCCAGCGGCTGGACGTCGGCGCGCGCCTTCCTCGGCCACCGCTCGATCGGGTCGGCGGCGTCGATGTACCTGTTCGCCTACTACATCGGCTCGTCGGTGTTCGGCGCGCTGGCCGGCACCGCGTGGCGGCACGGCGGCTGGCCGACCCTGACCGTCGCGGTCCTCTGCTGCCTCACCGTCGGGCTCGCGATCTCGCTGCTGCTGCGCCGTACACCCGCCCTGAAGGCGGCCGAGACTCCCGCGAGGACCTCGATCTAG
- a CDS encoding HpcH/HpaI aldolase/citrate lyase family protein, which yields MTTTIADARTLLFVPGGKPELFAKAAASGADGFIADLEDAVAPEAKDAARALAVEGLAQAPGVVRINAVGTPWHNADLAAVAGAPGVTGVMLPKAEDAEAVRAVAERLAGTPLLLLVESALGVRDVAALAQVPGVTRLSFGNLDFALDAGIEPRSDDEDELLFARSAITLASRAAGLPGPMDGVLGDFRNDDLMARRTRRAFDLGFRGKLCIHPRQVAVVHEAIAPSEEEVAWARRIVDGAGALEGAAVQVDGEMVDRPVLLKARDILARA from the coding sequence ATGACGACCACGATTGCCGATGCGCGGACGCTGCTTTTCGTGCCCGGCGGCAAGCCCGAGCTGTTCGCCAAGGCCGCGGCCTCGGGGGCCGACGGGTTCATCGCCGATCTCGAGGACGCCGTCGCGCCGGAGGCGAAGGACGCCGCCCGCGCGCTCGCCGTCGAGGGCCTGGCGCAGGCTCCCGGGGTTGTCCGGATCAACGCGGTGGGTACGCCGTGGCACAACGCCGACCTGGCGGCCGTCGCCGGCGCACCCGGTGTCACCGGGGTGATGCTGCCGAAGGCGGAGGACGCCGAGGCGGTGCGCGCGGTGGCCGAGCGGCTGGCCGGCACGCCGCTGCTGCTGCTTGTCGAGAGCGCCCTCGGCGTCCGCGACGTCGCGGCGCTCGCTCAGGTACCGGGGGTCACCAGGCTCAGCTTCGGCAACCTGGACTTCGCGCTGGACGCCGGGATCGAGCCGCGGTCGGACGACGAGGACGAGCTGCTGTTCGCGCGCAGCGCCATCACCCTGGCTTCTCGCGCGGCCGGGCTGCCCGGCCCGATGGACGGTGTGCTGGGTGATTTCCGCAACGACGACCTCATGGCGCGCCGCACCCGGCGCGCCTTCGATCTGGGATTCCGCGGGAAGCTGTGCATCCATCCTCGCCAGGTGGCGGTCGTGCACGAGGCGATCGCGCCGTCCGAGGAGGAGGTCGCCTGGGCGCGCCGCATCGTGGACGGCGCGGGGGCGCTCGAGGGCGCGGCGGTGCAGGTGGACGGCGAGATGGTCGACCGCCCGGTGCTGCTCAAGGCACGCGACATCCTCGCCCGCGCCTGA
- a CDS encoding response regulator transcription factor gives MSNTADRAELRRPDGQAPRILVVDDESTLAELISMALRYEGWDVRTALDGTSAVRTARDFRPDAVVLDMMLPDFDGLEVLRRLRADDSKIPVLFLTAKDSVEDRIIGLTAGGDDYVTKPFSLEEVVARVRSLLRRGAMAAEEHETLLVVGDLTLDEDSREVRRGGDEINLTATEFELLRFMMRNRKRVLSKAQILDRVWNYDFGGQANVVELYISYLRKKIDAGRAPMIHTMRGAGYVLKPAE, from the coding sequence ATGAGCAACACCGCCGATCGCGCCGAGCTGCGCCGTCCCGACGGACAGGCACCCCGGATCCTCGTCGTCGACGATGAGAGCACCCTCGCCGAGCTGATCTCCATGGCGCTGCGTTACGAGGGCTGGGACGTGCGGACCGCGCTCGACGGCACGAGTGCGGTGCGCACCGCGCGCGACTTCCGGCCGGACGCCGTCGTCCTCGACATGATGCTGCCGGACTTCGACGGCCTGGAGGTGCTGCGCCGGCTGCGCGCCGACGACTCGAAGATCCCGGTGCTGTTCCTGACCGCAAAGGACTCGGTGGAGGACCGGATCATCGGGCTCACCGCCGGTGGCGACGACTACGTGACCAAGCCGTTCAGCCTCGAGGAGGTCGTCGCGCGGGTCCGCTCCCTGCTGCGCCGCGGCGCGATGGCCGCCGAGGAGCACGAGACGCTGCTCGTCGTCGGCGACCTCACGCTCGACGAGGACTCCCGCGAGGTACGTCGCGGCGGTGACGAGATCAACCTGACCGCGACCGAGTTCGAGCTGCTGCGGTTCATGATGCGCAACCGCAAGCGGGTGCTCAGCAAGGCGCAGATACTCGATCGGGTGTGGAACTACGACTTCGGCGGCCAGGCCAACGTCGTCGAGCTCTACATCTCCTACCTGCGCAAGAAGATCGACGCCGGGCGGGCCCCGATGATCCACACCATGCGCGGCGCCGGCTACGTCCTCAAACCCGCCGAGTAG